The following nucleotide sequence is from Thunnus albacares chromosome 15, fThuAlb1.1, whole genome shotgun sequence.
CAAGTATTAAATCAGACAAGGCTGATGGAATGATGTGTGGATATACAAGAAGCATGAAGGAGCATAAAAACTTGTGACCTGCCTCTAAAcagtattatatattatttttttacatacattattGCTTAATAAAGCCCAGCACTTTTACAGTACATTGCTGTATATAATGAACCAATGTTaagctgcattaaaacaatCTTTATTGTAGATGTGTATCAAAACAGtcaatgtattttcatttgactAAGGTCACTTTTTAATGAATGTTACTGGATTGCTGTTGAGGTAGCTATTGGTTCTGATGATGAAGGACtttgtaaaagtgaaaagagggaaaaaagaaaatgtctaGATGAAGGTTTGATAAGAGAGCCCAGAGTTCAGATGGATTTTAAATTTGTCATGTGGCCTCTGGTGGTACAGGCATGTCTCCCTGCATTGAACTGAAGGAGAATAGAAAGATTTACATTTAACAGAATGATGCTTATGTCACCTATAACAAGACATCATCTCTCAGTGGATAATTACGATCCTCATTTAATACAAGAGGTCATTGGTTCTTGTAAAACACTGGATTGTTGGGAAGTAGAGATGCATTGCACAGCTTCTAGAAATCTGTGTAGTTGAGTGAAGAAAGAGACGACAGACCGTTTTTGGGTTGAGAGTTAAAActggaaaattaattttatacacacatttttcattactttttttttttttttttatcctgcgATGTGCTGAATAGTTGAACTCTGAGTGCTGTATTTGAGAGCAAGaacaaaatacattcaaatcTATTTTGTGCCTAAATAATCTGTATTGTAAAGTCAGAAGGGCTCTGTATTTTTGCATAATATGAAGGAAATTTTTTCTCATTCAGTGTCATGTATTGCTTGTTTGATTGCAGTGATGTGTTAATAATGCCaatcaatacattaaaaaaaaacaaatattgcaaACTATCACATTCATAATTACTGGATTTGGCTCAGACCTCTAAAGACCTGAATTTcacctgttttattttaattacattaaacaGACTCAAGAACATGTAGTAGAATTGAGTTCTGTGCAGTGTGTTGGGTTTGGCTGTGGCACTCAGTGTGAAgtagagagtgtgagtgagggaTCGACCAGCTCCAGTTGCAGTATTCTGGCTGCCGCTCATTTTCACCTCAGTGAGAAATGTCCCTCTGCAGAGACACATCCTGCTGTTACAAATGGCCTCCTGACTATTAATGACCACTTACACCAGCACATTtgactgtttcctgctgcagctATAGGTAGTATTTAAAAGCTCAGTAGTCAAGATCAGCTGTATTGAAATGATGCTTACAGGCACTACAACGTTTACAttaagtgaaatgtttttaacaatATATTTGATATACAAAACCCGGCGAATTCAAGGCGCCAACTTCATTTATAATGTGGCCAAAGTGAAGTGATTGttaatccctttttttttttcttaacctGATGTTTTTCATGACAAGTTTTTGGTGTCAAAGACGCATGGGGCAGTGACCTACTTAACTGGAGAAAAATGCATCCTAATGACGTTAAGATGTATTTTAACTGGATCTTATGAATTTGctgcaggttttgttttttgctttttaaaaagatgctGATTGAGTCTTAGTGTGAAGACTGAAGagaatgatgatttttttttttttttttttgtggccaAGGTGTAACCATTTTGTCCATGTACAGGTCTGTTGTTCATAATGTACACAATGTAAAATTCTGCTTATGACAAATATTGGTTATTGTACAAAACTATGTATAAACTGTATCTATTGAGCAAAAATGGTATGCCAttggaagaaaaaacatgtagaaaatCTTTTCAGCCAAGAATAAATATTTGGAAATAACTTGTTTGGTCTCTTCAATTATGTCTTTTACATCAGTTAATGACGCCACCGTGTGGTAGAAATTAGCCAGTGACTCACATTCACAAAGGGGAGTGTACAGTATTGGAAGAAATCTTTATTAAAGAGGTGTAAAAGGATCATGATAATAGCTGGTACAGAATCTGCAGTCTGAAATGAAAACTgcaaaatatgcatttaaaaaaaaaagtgtaatctACCATCCTTCATGTGGAATACAGGTTGCGGCGGAGGACACACTCGAAGATCACAGTTGAATTAGAAAATCATAAAGTGGTGGAACATCGTGTGTTACACTCCAGACGTCTTAGTGTCCTCAGCTTGTTGTCTAACAGGTAGCAGCGGTTTCAGTCACCAGGGAGCAAACTGACACGTTCATAACCAGATCAGTCGCCGACATTCTCCAACGTTTTGCTTACATTAAATCCCTTTAACACTGTCACATGATTAACACTCAAAACATTTAGGCTAAAGGACTTGCATTTTATGACAGGCGTAACAGCTGgtgtagtttcttttttttttattcatctttagTGCCAAAAAAAAGGGTAATTGATAATTCTACAACTACAATTTTGAtgattaaataatcatttgtgaTTTATCAAAACAGAATTAAATATCTTAGAGTCAGCGCCTTATTTTCAGCTGATACCTAAACTAAAgatcagtcaatcaacagaaaattaatcgcaGACTAGTTTGATAAGTGATGaattgttttcagtcatttttcaataaaaaaaaaacgctgagTGTcgctggttccagcttcttaaacgtGAAtctttctttagtcctctatgatagtcaactgagtatctttgagttgtggactgttgggacaaaacaagacatttgtgttttttttctaccatcttctgacattttatagtccCAGcggctaattgattaatcaagaaatcAAGACATCAACTGATAATAAGAATAATTGTTCGGTTCAGTCCTAACTTAAACATATTATTGAAGATGCACCATTATGGCACAATGTGCACGTCAAATTTGTTTTCGTCACCAGTCCAAGAAACAAAAAGGGAACTTGTCAAGAAGTCTTTACTCCtactttcacttaaaaaaaaaaacactgcgaatataaaaacaaaacactattattccaaaagtaaaaacaggAGCACTATTAATCATCCAAATGAGAAGATGATTTTTGGCTGAAATCTGCCTGTCTGACATCTGACTTGTAAAAACGTGTTTTCTGCCTCCACAGACAACACAAGTCGAGTTCATGTGGAAACACAAGAGAATATCAGTAGAAACTAATACTGGTACCGTCCCCTCTTTCCTCCGTATCCACCATATCCTCCGTGTCCTCCGTGTCCACTGTGTCCTCCTTGGTTCCATCCACCTCCTCTCcaaccaccacctcctcctcctcctcctcttccaccacCTCGTCCACCACCACGTCCTCCCCagccaccccctcctcctccatcttgTCTTTTCTGCCAGGGTGGCATCTCGGGAGGCGGGGCTTCTATCTCTGAGGGACGTCCTCCTCGGTCTGGCACTCTCCCCATGAGGATCTGTGGATAATAGAGGAGAGAAATGCTTGTTTCAGAAGAAAACATCAAACTGAGGGCGTTTGTACGGAACGGGGAAACGATCTCCTGTACCTTGTTGACAGCACAAGTCGTCTTCTCTCTGCTGGAGCCGCTGCTGGTCTTCACCACGTTGCAGAGGTCTTCTCTGGCAGCCAGCAGCTCAGCCGCGTCCACCATCGACTGTGGCCTCAGAGAGTGTCTCCTGGGCTGGTAGGCCCTTGCCATGCTGTCCACctttacctaaaaaaaaacaacaaaaaaaacagtcacacaTATGATTAAAACAACTTCtacagagaaaaatggaaaaggaCAAAAGATCTAAAATGTTGCCGTTTTGTGACGTGTATCACtcaaaaaatctgttttttttcatattgtataAGCAGCATTTTCCATACATGTTCTTTGACTTTGCAATGATTTAACACCTCCATATTAACTTACACCCGCCTCAGTTTAGATCCCCCCTATTAGAGGAAATGGGACAATGCATGATTAACAGATGAACGTACCTTGGCTCTGTCTGACCACCCGAAGGACTGAACCGTGACGTCTAGCCGCTTGATGAGCATCCTGCGCCGACACTCGTACTCCGACGACAGAGCTGCGTTTATGTTGTGCAGCTTCTCCTgtggagacaaataaaaaagggaaatcaATTCCAACTATACTACTcacaatacaaaaacacacacaaaggtatAAGAATTCATACAGCGTTGTTCATTTTACATGTTCATCTACTTACCCACTGGTCACTGCTGAGAGATTTCTTCAGCACGGGGTTTCCAATCGAACCGTCTGGGAGATCTTCAAGTACTTTTTTAACCTGTGATGACACACAGGGTTTAATGTATCAGCACAATATAAAAGACGGGGAAAATATGCAGACACATTTGCCGTTAATATAAAACAGTGGTGCTTCTGTTTTCCCTTAAGAGTCAATAGTAAATACACATCAGCTTATCAGTTCTGTTCATCTACtcttgtattttatgtattcacataaatacatttaatataaaaaggtaaaatcaCAGTTaacagcacaaaacaacaaaaaactgtccaaaatAAACATAGTATTGGGCATGAAAAAcaggtgtatgtatgtgtgactACAGTTAGGTGGTGTATTGGCCATTTATGGCAAATTTTTAAAATCGacatatttattatgttttatacaCAGTATAGTTTTCAAAGTGATTAAACAATAAGGCTGTTAGTGGAGCTACATGTTTTTACTAGAGCTGtgatgattagtcaattaattgataaaaaattgattaatcaacaaccattttaataattgataagtcatttttttaagcaaaaattgctttttttaagcaaaagaTTGCTGTTTGCATCTCCTTCAaagtgaggatttgaagcttctctttgtcaaacatgacagtaaactgaatatctctgaGTTTTTGGACAGTTGATAAGACTAAAAACAATGTCACCATGAGCTTAAAGAAATCAAACAGGCATTATTCCactattttatagacaaaatgattaatcgagaatTGTTTGCTGCAGCCTTAGTTTTTTCAGTCCAACATCACCTGACAGGCCAAATCAAATGTTATCACTGGTGGTGAGTGACCCTGAtattaaatgtactttatttGGCATTTAACAACCCCACCTTGTCTTGTATTTGGGAGAAGACGCCTGCTGTATCCTGTCCTTGGGGCTCTGGGAGGTTCAGTGTTTGACAGATTTTCAGGAGCTCCTGATACTCCAGCCTCTCGTCTTGCTGTTTATCTGAGATGTGTCTGCTCCTCACAATCTGAGCCGCCTGAAGCTCCGAGCTTAGAAACactaagacaaaaaaagacacttaTTATTACAAAGTTACAGAGTTTTTATCACAATAACTAGAATAAGCATGAGGTGATTACATACAGACAATCTTTAGATGATCTTTTTGATTTCGTGCGCTGCCCTTGAGAATTCCTGAAAGTACTTCTTCATGAGGACAGTGCAACTCTTTCAGCAAACCGCTCACCTCCACCTGCAGGCTGTCCAAGTCGTCTAGAGGAGCAGAGAAAGATTAAACAGGCAGGTTTAATGAAAAAGACGTGTGAGCTGCAGCATCGTTTCTCTCACCATTCATGGAGGGGGTGTGGGGTGGATGTGGCTCACCTGGACCAGAAGTGATGCTCTCCTCCAGCtcacactgcagctttaatctGGATGCCAACCACCTGCACAGGTCCACATACTCCTGAGAGGACAGGCCTCCCTGTGCAGCTCCAAGGAGCGCCTTCTCCTCCATCAGGGGGCCGGCATAGCTAAGGAGCGGCAACGTCGAAGAGAAAAAGAGTCAAACCAGCACGACAAACATGTTAGATAAACGTAGTATGAAGTCCAGCCACTTTAAATCCACCACTATCTATTTCAACACAGAGACTGATAACATAACGGTGGATGTGACGCTAAATGcaaagctaacatgctagcaGAGCGTTAGCTTACCCGAGCTGCTCTAAAGagtctaaaatgtcaaactccaTTGCTGACAACAGTGTTTATCTACTTAAAACATGACGACGTTTCAGCTACAAGAGTTTCTACTTGTAAATCTTTTGAATCCATTCATTTcagcatcattatcatcatgCTTGTTTGCTGTTCCGGTTGCGTACGTGAGCCGGGGGGAAACATATGACCCTTGATCTGTAGTTCCGCGGCAGTCGTTCCGTTACAGTGCGAATTGAAATAGAAACACCGCAGTAGAAAATGCACGTATAAGCCTAAATTTGACTCAGATATTAGCAATGAAGTGTAGTGAATTTCTAACAAATAggctatgtatgtatgtatgtatgtgtgtgtgtgtgtgtgtgtgtgtatatatatatatatatatatatatatatatatatatatgtgtgtgtgtgtgtgtgtgtgtgtatgtgtgtgtgtatatatatacatacatacacttttttttttgttaaaaagttgacattttggtgcattttgacatttagttttcttcaatttatttattgccCTATTTCTCgatgtatgtaaaatattaatctgaaaagtaactgtaactgtaactgttgTAAGGacaatgtagtggagtaaaaatacaTGATACAgttataataaattatattgtAGTGCCTCAAAATTACCTTGAAGTACTTTAGTAAATCTACTTTATTACCCAGTTGGAAATGTTTTTATAGGTTTTATTTAGAGCTTCACAAACATCTATCATTTACAAAAATGGGATAATGGTCAGTGTTTTCATAGGAGGCAAATGGAAATTAATTAAGATTCTCTCTTGTAACTCAGGGGAAAATAAGTTTTTCCTTAAATGTAATTGTCAGTATAATACTGTATCTTGTCACCTCTGAAGCCTTTGGAATAGGGCCATATTTAacaattttattcattattgtctgtctttattttgcTCAATTAGTTGTAAAATTATGGTATGTCTTTAACTAAAATGCAGAAATATGTTTCACCGGAGATTTCAGTCTTGAGAGTTTAACTtgtaactaaatatttacaaatgagGATGTAGGTGACTTATATTTTCTCCCAGTCACAGTAGACTGCAGCACACTTCACAACACTTACATCTGGCttccagctgctgtttccaaTCTCGACTGAACAGATGTGCGATGGATTAACAGAAACACCATGAAGTATACACAACAAAAGATTAAAACTCACCATTTTATTATGATAATGTTATTTGATATGTCAAATTACAAGTGTATGATGTAacataaaaacagttacaaacatatgtatgcatatttacattatatatttatgaAAAGTAACAAGCTACATCTGTATAAAGAAAATACAACTATGACATGAGTTATTGGGACTATAAATTTTACATCATATACTTGGTATTCTCGAACCA
It contains:
- the fam98b gene encoding protein FAM98B, which produces MEFDILDSLEQLGYAGPLMEEKALLGAAQGGLSSQEYVDLCRWLASRLKLQCELEESITSGPDDLDSLQVEVSGLLKELHCPHEEVLSGILKGSARNQKDHLKIVLFLSSELQAAQIVRSRHISDKQQDERLEYQELLKICQTLNLPEPQGQDTAGVFSQIQDKVKKVLEDLPDGSIGNPVLKKSLSSDQWEKLHNINAALSSEYECRRRMLIKRLDVTVQSFGWSDRAKVKVDSMARAYQPRRHSLRPQSMVDAAELLAAREDLCNVVKTSSGSSREKTTCAVNKILMGRVPDRGGRPSEIEAPPPEMPPWQKRQDGGGGGGWGGRGGGRGGGRGGGGGGGGWRGGGWNQGGHSGHGGHGGYGGYGGKRGRYQY